One Serratia liquefaciens genomic window, TTGCGCAGCTCGCCAGACGGCAGCATGATTGCCTGTTTGATGAAGGATGATGCGGGTGTGGTGCAGTTATGGACAGTTTCGCCGAATGGCGGTGAACCACGGCAGGTCACTCGCGGCGATCAGGGGATCCAATCGGCGTTCAGCTGGCACCCGCAGGGTGGCCGGATTGCGCTGGTATGTGACAACAGCCTGATGCTGTGCGAGGTGGCCAGTGGCCGCATGCAGCGCCTGACTCAGCGGACGGCGCTGCCGCCATCGGGCGATGCTATCGTATTTTCACCGGATGGAAACAAAGTGGCCTTTATGCGCGAGGTCGACGGATTCAGCCAGATTTTTGTGGTTGAAGCCTGATCAACTGCGGGCCACAAGCCCGCAACTGCGTAGTTTACTGTGGGGTTGTCGTGGCGGCATGGGCAGGATCGCCGCTGGCGGCCAGATTCTGTTCTTCACCGCGCAAGATCCGCGCTCTGGGTGAGTCTGTGGTGCTGTCGCTGCCGGAGCGAATGTAGTCGTAAGGCAGCAATACGGTATCCATCACCGCCGAGAATGGCAGGTCCAACGCCACCAGCGGCATCATCGCCCAACTGGTATTGTCGTCCTTCAGCATATCCACGCTGGCACGGGTGCCAGGATAGTAACCCTGATTAGGGCCAGTATGACTCATTACGCTGGAGCAGCCGTTGGTCGCTAACAGCATGCAACTGGTTGCTATGACTCTTATCGTTTTCATTTTCCATCCTGCAGGGTGCTGTTCCCCAAAATCTGCTGATCTATAACATCCTCTGGATGTTTTAAAAGGAGCAAGGACCCGCTCTGTGGCGGTTGTCTCACTTTATTGTAAGGGATAAAAAAACTTTCGCCGAACTGATTGTCATTTTTTTGATCGTGGGCGGTTGAAATGGTGAAAGCGACCCCCATTTTCTTATCAGAGCCAAATTAAGAATTTGCCGTAAGGGAGTTCTGGCTATTTAGTCTGTCCATGATGGAAGACTTAATTATTCAACCTCGCTGAAGTGCCTTAGGAGGCTGTTTTATGCGTAACTTTGATCTTTCACCGCTTTACCGTTCCGCGATTGGATTTGACCGTTTGTTTAACGCGTTGGAGGCAGGACAGAGCCAAGGCAATGGCGGTTATCCACCCTATAACGTTGAGCTGGTAGATGAAAATCATTACCGCATTGCCATTGCGGTGGCCGGATTTGCCGAGCAGGAACTGGAAATCACTACCCAGGACAATCTGCTGATAGTCCGTGGCGCCCATAATAGTGAACCGGCGGAAAGAACCTACTTATATCAAGGTATTGCCGAGCGTAATTTTGAACGCAAATTCCAGCTGGCCGAGCATATCCAAATTAAAGGCGCCAAACTGGAAAACGGGTTGCTGTATATCGATATGGAACGCCTGGTACCGGAAACATTAAAACCGCGTCGTATAGAAATTAAATAATTCATATTTCATCGGCGAAACGTCTCGCTGGTGCAATGTTCATGCCTGCCGACAGGGGGCACTAAAAATTACCTCGCTTCATAGAAGGAGTTTACATCATGCGTAATTACGATCTTTCACCTTTACTGCGTCAGTGGATTGGTTTCGACAAGTTGGCCAGTTCAATGGGCGGCCAGGAGCCACAGGGGTTCCCGCCTTACAACATTGAGAAAACCGACGACAACCACTACCGCATTTCTCTGGCGTTAGCCGGGTTTAAACAAAGTGAGCTGGATATTGAAGTAGAAGGCCCACGCCTGACCGTACGTGGCAAGCCGACATCGCCAGAAAAACAGGTGGAATATCTGCATCAGGGGTTGGTGTTCAAAGACTTCAACCTGACCTTCACGCTGGCTGAACACCTGCAGGTCTCTGAGGCCAAGTTTGAAAACGGCCTGCTGCATATCGATCTGGTGCGTCATGTCCCAGAAGCTCTGCAGCCACAGCGTATCGCCATCGGCACCACGCCGGGGCTGGAAGCCAAATAACGCTTTGAAAAACGCATAGTTTTACCTATGCATTTCAGGCCGCAGAGGTTCGTACGGCGGCCTGAAAGAGAAAAGGTATCGACGGGGGAAGTCCAAACGGGCTTCCCCCGTTGCATTATGTGGCTCACCCCACAGTCGCGTTTTCCTACCTATGCCAAAATCCCTGTTAATTGTGTGACTTTGGCCGCAAACCGGTTGTTAAACTTCTGGCAAGGATGTGACCTATGAGCGAAATCGCCCTGACCGTCAGTATGTTGGCGTTGGTGGCCGTTCTCGGGCTGTGGATGGGTAACTGGAAGCTGTATGGGGTTGGATTGGGTATTGGTGGGGTGCTGTTTGGCGGCATTATCGTCGGGCATTTCGCCCAGAGCTGGCAGCTCAGTCTCAATGGCGACATGCTGCACTTCATTCAGGAATTTGGCCTGATCCTGTTCGTTTACACCATAGGTATTCAGGTCGGGCCCGGTTTCTTTTCTTCCTTGCGGGTATCCGGGTTGCGGCTCAACGGCTTCGCCATTTTGCTGGTGCTGGTGGGCGGAGTGGTCGCGGCGGGGGTTCACAAGCTGTTTGACGTCCCGCTGCCGATCATTCTTGGCGTGTTCTCCGGCGCGGTCACCAATACCCCTGCACTCGGCGCCGGGCAGCAAATTCTTACCGATTTGGGCTCAGATCCGGCAATGGTCGATCGCATGGGGATGGGCTATGCCATGGCCTATCCGTTCGGTATCTGCGGCATTCTGCTGGTGATGTGGCTGATACGTCTGTTTTTCCGCATCAATATCGAACGGGAGGCTCAGGCCTTTGAAAGCAGCCTGGGTAACCAGCGCGAGCTGCTGCAAACCATGAATATCGCGGTGCGTAACCCGAACCTGCAAGGGATGGCGATCAAGAATGTGCCGTTGCTGAACGGTGAGGATATTATCTGTTCACGCCTGAAACGCGGTGAGTTGCTGATGGTACCGGCGCCGCTCGAGAGGCTGGAACTGGGCGACTATCTGCATCTGGTGGGCAAACGTGAAAGTCTGGAAAACGCCCGGCTGGTGATTGGCGAAGAGGTCGACGTCTCGCTGTCAACGCGGGGGACGGAGCTGCAGGTGGTGAGGGCGGTGGTGACCAATGAAAAAGTCCTGGGCAGCAAAATCCGCGATCTGAACCTGAAGCAAAAATACGATGTGGTGATTTCGCGCCTCAATCGCGCGGGGGTCGAACTGGTGGCAGGCAGCAATGTGACGCTGCAATTCGGCGACATCCTCAACCTGGTTGGCCGACCGGAGTCCATCGAGGCGGTGGCGGCCATTGTCGGTAATGCCCAACAGAAGCTGCAGCAGGTGCAAATGTTGCCGGTGTTTATCGGTATCGGTTTGGGAGTGCTTTTGGGGTCTATACCGCTGTTTGTGCCGGGTTTTCCAGCAGCATTGCGCCTCGGGCTGGCCGGTGGGCCCTTGGTCGCGGCCTTGATACTCGGGCGTATCGGTAGCATCGGCAAGCTGTATTGGTTTATGCCGCCCAGCGCCAACCTGGCGCTGCGTGAACTGGGTATCGTGCTGTTTCTGGCGGTGGTGGGGCTGAAGTCGGGCGGTAACTTTGTCGATACCCTGATTAATGGCGAAGGGATGGTGTGGATTGGTTACGGGGCACTGATCACCGCAATCCCGTTGCTCAGCGTTGGCGTATTGGCGCGGACGGTGGGCAAGATGAATTATTTGACGCTGTCCGGCATGCTGGCGGGTTCCATGACCGATCCGCCGGCGCTGGCTTTTGCTAACGGTCTGCACCCGACCAGCGGCGCTGCCGCGCTGTCTTACGCCACGGTTTACCCTTTGGCGATGTTCCTGCGCATCATGTCGCCTCAACTGCTGGCGGTGTTGTTCTGGGTAATGTGAAGTTTTGGGGCGCCTTCTGCGCGCCCCATTCGAGGATCAGCCAGCTTCCTGATGAGCACGCTCAATCTCTTCCGCCAGTATCGCCACGCCACGTTCAATTTTCTCCGGATCTGGCACGTAGTTCATCCGCATGCACTGATGAGTATGCGGCCACTCATGCTCCAGTCCCGGAAAGAAGTAGTGGCCCGGCACCATCAGCACGCCGCGTTTTTTCAGACGCTGATACAGCAGCTCGGTGGTGATCGGCAGATCCTTGAACCACAGCCAAAGGAAAATAGCCCCTTCCGGTTTATGGATCAGGCAGCGTTCCGGCGACAGATAGCGGCGGATAATGCTGATGGTCTGTTCGACGCGTTGCTTGTAGAACGGGCGGATCACCTCGTTTGACAGCCGCAACAGGTCACCACGTTCGATCATTTCCGTTGCCATCGCCGGCCCCATGCTGCCTGGCGACAAGCTGATAATGCCGTTCATGTTGGTCAGGGCACCGATGGTTTTCTCATCGGCGATCACGATGCCGCAGCGCGAGCCGGGCAGGCCCAGTTTTGACAGGCTCATGCACAGGATAATGTTTGGGTTCCACAGCGGCGTAGCGTCACTGAAGATAATGCCGGGGAAGGGCACGCCGTAGGCGTTATCGATCACCAGCGGGATATTGCGCTGCTGCGCCAGCCGATCAAGCTTCATCAGCTCTTCGTCAGTGATCACGTTGCCGGTTGGGTTGGTCGGGCGTGACACGCAGATCATGCCGATATCGTCGCCGATATTCAGATGTTCAAAGTCAACGTGATACTTGAACTGGCCTTCCGGCAGCAGCTCAATGTTGGGCTTGGCTGAAACAAACAGCCCCTCGTCCAACCCGGCATCGGCATAGCCGATATATTCCGGCGCCAGCGGAAACAGCACGCGGCGACGGCTGCCGTCGGCATAGCGCCCGGCAAACAGGTTAAACAAGTAGAAAAATGCGCTCTGACTGCCATTTGTCAGTGCAATGTTCTGTGGCGAGATCTGCCAGCCCAGCTCATCGCGCAGCAAATTAGCCAGCGCTTTCAGCAGGGCGTCTTTGCCCTGCGGGCCGTCATAGTTACACAGCGCCTCGGTCAGTTTGCCCTGATCGAGCATGTCCTGGCACAGTTGTTTGAAGTAGCTTTCCATCTCTGGAATTTGCGCCGGATTACCGCCGCCGAGCATGATGGCACCGGGGGTGCGCAGGCCTTCGTTCAGGTCATCCATTAAACGGGTAATGCCCGCGTAACGGGTAAATTTGTCGCCGAAAAGTGAAAAAGTCATAGGTGCAACTGTATTGTTTTTAGCAGGTAATACCCCACCATACCGCCAGACAATTTCCGGTGCAATGCGGTTCATAAAACAACCATCGGGAGTAAACTTCACCCGATGGTTTTTTAGCAGCATATTTCTCTGAATTATCGTGACCGATCGCCGACCCAGGCCACCATCACTTTATCGTCGCCGAGCCGCCGGCTGAAAGCATAGTAGTGTGCCGTTTGCTGCGACTGCTGCGTGCCGGCACCGATCGCCGGGTGACGAGCGCGGAATTGACCCAGCCGCTGCCAGTGTGCCAACAGAGGAGCTTTGCTACCCTGCAACTCGGCCCAGTTCATATCGGAACGGGTCCCCTGCAACGGATCTGAGCCGGTGGGGCCCAGTTGACGGCCACTTTCATCGCCGTAGTAAATCTGCACCGCTCCGGGCGCCAACAGCAGCAGATCGGCGGCGCGCTGCTGTAGCGCCAGCGACCCTTTAGCATCGCTGGCAAAGAACAGCCGGGTATCGTGCGAGGAGATATAGCTCAACACGTTGAAATCCTGAAGCTTGTCGGCCATCTGCCGGTAGGTGGCGTCGATAGTGGAGAAACAGCCCAGTGCCTGGGAAGCCTGATCCTGGAAGTCAAAATTGATCATCGCGTCGAAGCCGTTCTGGTAATAGTCGCTTTTCATCACGCCATGGCCCCAGGCCTCGCCGGTCATCCAGAAAGGGGCGTCATCCAGTGCCTGTTGTGGATGGGCGGCTTTCCACTCTGCCAGAGCTGCGGTGGCGCGCTGTTTCAAGAGCGCCAGCGTTGGTTTTTCTACGTGCTTGGCGGTGTCGACGCGAAAACCGTCAATGCCGTAGTCGCGTACCCACTGGCTGAGCCAGGTGGTCAGGTAGTCTCGTGTGGTGGCGCCGGGAATATCCCGCGCGGCGGTATCGGGTTTATGGCGGTAAAACAGGGGCAGGCCACTGGCACCGGGCGCTTCAGTTTTGATGTCCGGAAGGAAAGCCAGCGACATGGTGAGATCGTTATAGCCCGGTGGATCGTAGTCACCGATATCGGTACGGATCCAGTTTTTGCCCCACCATGAGCTCCAGCCCGCTTTGTCGCTGAAGTTGATGTAATCGTTGAAGCTGTGCCAGTTTTGACCGGGGCCTGGCCGCCAGTCGCCCCAATGTTTACCCAGGGTTTTTTCGATTTCTTCCTCCTTCAGATACAGCGAACCGAATTGGAAGGCCTGCATATCCGCCAGCGTGGCGTAGCCGACGTGATTTACGACTACGTCAAACAGAATGCGGATGCCGCGTTGGTGCGCCTGATCGACCAGCGTGCGCAGCTCTTGCTCGCTGCCCATATTGGCATCGAGTCGGGTCCAGTCCAGCGCGTAGTAGCCGTGATAGGCGTAATGCGGGAAGTCCCCTTTGGTGCCGCCGCCGACCCAACCGTGGATCTGCTCCAGCGGTGAACTGATCCACAGCGCATTGACGCCAAGCTGTTGCAGATAATCCAGTTTTTTGGTCAGACCCGCCAGATCGCCGCCGTGGAAGGTGCCGATCTCCTGCATGCCGTCACTGCGGCGCCCGTAGCTGTGGTCGTTGGCCGGGTTGCCGTTCTCAAAGCGGTCGGTAAGGGCAAAATACACCGTGGCGTTGTGCCAATTGAAGGGGGCCGGTTTTTCACTGCCGGCAGATTCAAGTAACAGCAGTCCGCCGCTACCGGCGGCAGGTTGCAGGGTAATTTTGCCCTGGCTGACCTTCGCCGTTTGGCCTGAATAGAAATCGCGTACCGATTCGCCTTCGTCAAAGGTTGCCGCGACGTCAAGGGTGACCGGTTTACCGTCCCAGCGTTGGCAGGTGTGTGTGGCGGCGGCAGTGGCGGTTTCCGGTGCGGTTTTCAGACTGAGTTGTAACGTCGGCGTGCCGCTGCGCGTATCGATGCGCACCTGGTATTCCCCGGTGCGGAACAGCCGCCAGTTAACCGGCGGGTTATCGCCGCAGGGTTGCAGTGACAACGCTTGGTTCAGTTTGACCGGCGCAGCTGGCTGCCAGCATTGCTGGTCCTGGTAAATCTTCAGCGGCAGTTCGCCTTTGGGCAGCGTGGCGCGGCTGGTGAACAAGCCGTCGGCGGAAGTACCGTCAAAGGCCGGGAAGCTTTGCAGCGTCCAGCTTGCTATTACCGCAGGCGACAGCAGCATCAGCAGGGGAAGGGTCAGGCGTTTCATGGCTCTCCTTACGCGTGGCAGGAAGCGTTTTTATTGTAGGGTAATGCCCAGTGTGACGAACGATGAAAAAATAGCCTCATCCCGGCGCGAGATTTTCAGGGAGGAGAAGGCAGGGGGAGAGCGGAGGCTGTTATCCGGTGATTTTTTAATCTATATTACAATGTATACATTGTAGTGTGAGGTGATCTATGAGCGTGATGTCCGTTCGACTATCGGAAGATCTCAGTGAGCAGCTCGAGGCTTTGGCCAAAGCGACCGGCAGGACTAAATCGTTTTTGGCCGGGCAGGCTATCCGAGATTTCATTAACCGCGAAGCCTGGCAAATTGCTGAAACTCAGCAGGCAATCATTGAGGCGGATCAGGGTGATTTTGTTTCTGACGATGAAATGGAAACCCGCTTCAAGAAGATGGGGGTGATTGATAACGATGAAAATTAAATGGCTAAGGAAAGCCGCAAGCAATCTTGATGACGAATATGATTGGTTTTATCAAGAGAGTCCTCAGGTTGCGACAGAGTTTGCCAGGGAGGTCTTTCGCTTAGTGAATTTGCTGGTTTCAAACCCGGCCCTCGGCAGAGCTGGCAGGGTGATGGGCACCCGGGAAATCGTGATGAAAACCTTCCCGTACCTGATCCCGTACAGAATTAAAAACAATGAAATACATATCCTTAGAATATTCCATATGCGCAGGCGTGCGCCAAAAAAGTGTTGGTGATTTTGCATGGATGCCAGTTTTTTCTCACTGGCATCCATGAAAGTTACTTCTTCAACAGCTGCGGGTTGACGCAGTTTTCTGTGACCTTGCCGGTCAGTGCGGCGATCAGGTTGTCCACGGCGCAGGCGGCCATGCCGTAACGGGTCTCATGGGTCGCAGAACCGATGTGCGGCAGCGCCACGACGTTCGGCAACGTCAACAGCGGTGAAGAAACCGGCAGCGGTTCCTGTTCGAACACGTCCAGCCCGGCGGCATGAATAGTGCCGTTTTGCAGCGCCTCAACCAGCGCCACCTCATCAACCACGGGGCCGCGGCCGGCGTTGATCAGAATGCCGCTCTTTTTCATTTTCGCCAGTTGGTCACGGCTGATCATATGGAAAGTTTCGTCGGTCAGCGGCAGCGTAATGCAGATGAAATCGGATTCGGCCAACAGGGTATCCAGGTCACAGCGGCGGGCATTAAAACGCTGCTCCGCTTCTTCATGAGTGCGACGGGCGTTATACAGCACCGGCATGCCGAAGCCGAAATGAGCACGTTGCGCCAGCGCCAGACCAATACGGCCCATGCCGAGGATGCCGATGGTTTTGTGGTGCACGTCAACGCCAAACCAGTCTGCCCCGATACTGCCTTGCCATTCGCCGGCTTTCACCCGCTCGGCCACTTCTACCACTCGACGAGCTGTCGCCAAAACCAGGCTCATGATGGTGTCGGCGACGGTTTCAGTCAGCACGGTTGGGGTGTGCATCAGC contains:
- a CDS encoding YceK/YidQ family lipoprotein, which produces MKTIRVIATSCMLLATNGCSSVMSHTGPNQGYYPGTRASVDMLKDDNTSWAMMPLVALDLPFSAVMDTVLLPYDYIRSGSDSTTDSPRARILRGEEQNLAASGDPAHAATTTPQ
- the ibpA gene encoding small heat shock chaperone IbpA, which codes for MRNFDLSPLYRSAIGFDRLFNALEAGQSQGNGGYPPYNVELVDENHYRIAIAVAGFAEQELEITTQDNLLIVRGAHNSEPAERTYLYQGIAERNFERKFQLAEHIQIKGAKLENGLLYIDMERLVPETLKPRRIEIK
- the ibpB gene encoding small heat shock chaperone IbpB: MRNYDLSPLLRQWIGFDKLASSMGGQEPQGFPPYNIEKTDDNHYRISLALAGFKQSELDIEVEGPRLTVRGKPTSPEKQVEYLHQGLVFKDFNLTFTLAEHLQVSEAKFENGLLHIDLVRHVPEALQPQRIAIGTTPGLEAK
- a CDS encoding putative transporter — its product is MSEIALTVSMLALVAVLGLWMGNWKLYGVGLGIGGVLFGGIIVGHFAQSWQLSLNGDMLHFIQEFGLILFVYTIGIQVGPGFFSSLRVSGLRLNGFAILLVLVGGVVAAGVHKLFDVPLPIILGVFSGAVTNTPALGAGQQILTDLGSDPAMVDRMGMGYAMAYPFGICGILLVMWLIRLFFRINIEREAQAFESSLGNQRELLQTMNIAVRNPNLQGMAIKNVPLLNGEDIICSRLKRGELLMVPAPLERLELGDYLHLVGKRESLENARLVIGEEVDVSLSTRGTELQVVRAVVTNEKVLGSKIRDLNLKQKYDVVISRLNRAGVELVAGSNVTLQFGDILNLVGRPESIEAVAAIVGNAQQKLQQVQMLPVFIGIGLGVLLGSIPLFVPGFPAALRLGLAGGPLVAALILGRIGSIGKLYWFMPPSANLALRELGIVLFLAVVGLKSGGNFVDTLINGEGMVWIGYGALITAIPLLSVGVLARTVGKMNYLTLSGMLAGSMTDPPALAFANGLHPTSGAAALSYATVYPLAMFLRIMSPQLLAVLFWVM
- a CDS encoding valine--pyruvate transaminase, encoding MTFSLFGDKFTRYAGITRLMDDLNEGLRTPGAIMLGGGNPAQIPEMESYFKQLCQDMLDQGKLTEALCNYDGPQGKDALLKALANLLRDELGWQISPQNIALTNGSQSAFFYLFNLFAGRYADGSRRRVLFPLAPEYIGYADAGLDEGLFVSAKPNIELLPEGQFKYHVDFEHLNIGDDIGMICVSRPTNPTGNVITDEELMKLDRLAQQRNIPLVIDNAYGVPFPGIIFSDATPLWNPNIILCMSLSKLGLPGSRCGIVIADEKTIGALTNMNGIISLSPGSMGPAMATEMIERGDLLRLSNEVIRPFYKQRVEQTISIIRRYLSPERCLIHKPEGAIFLWLWFKDLPITTELLYQRLKKRGVLMVPGHYFFPGLEHEWPHTHQCMRMNYVPDPEKIERGVAILAEEIERAHQEAG
- a CDS encoding alpha-amylase, with protein sequence MKRLTLPLLMLLSPAVIASWTLQSFPAFDGTSADGLFTSRATLPKGELPLKIYQDQQCWQPAAPVKLNQALSLQPCGDNPPVNWRLFRTGEYQVRIDTRSGTPTLQLSLKTAPETATAAATHTCQRWDGKPVTLDVAATFDEGESVRDFYSGQTAKVSQGKITLQPAAGSGGLLLLESAGSEKPAPFNWHNATVYFALTDRFENGNPANDHSYGRRSDGMQEIGTFHGGDLAGLTKKLDYLQQLGVNALWISSPLEQIHGWVGGGTKGDFPHYAYHGYYALDWTRLDANMGSEQELRTLVDQAHQRGIRILFDVVVNHVGYATLADMQAFQFGSLYLKEEEIEKTLGKHWGDWRPGPGQNWHSFNDYINFSDKAGWSSWWGKNWIRTDIGDYDPPGYNDLTMSLAFLPDIKTEAPGASGLPLFYRHKPDTAARDIPGATTRDYLTTWLSQWVRDYGIDGFRVDTAKHVEKPTLALLKQRATAALAEWKAAHPQQALDDAPFWMTGEAWGHGVMKSDYYQNGFDAMINFDFQDQASQALGCFSTIDATYRQMADKLQDFNVLSYISSHDTRLFFASDAKGSLALQQRAADLLLLAPGAVQIYYGDESGRQLGPTGSDPLQGTRSDMNWAELQGSKAPLLAHWQRLGQFRARHPAIGAGTQQSQQTAHYYAFSRRLGDDKVMVAWVGDRSR
- a CDS encoding CopG family ribbon-helix-helix protein translates to MSVMSVRLSEDLSEQLEALAKATGRTKSFLAGQAIRDFINREAWQIAETQQAIIEADQGDFVSDDEMETRFKKMGVIDNDEN
- a CDS encoding type II toxin-antitoxin system RelE/ParE family toxin — its product is MKIKWLRKAASNLDDEYDWFYQESPQVATEFAREVFRLVNLLVSNPALGRAGRVMGTREIVMKTFPYLIPYRIKNNEIHILRIFHMRRRAPKKCW
- the ghrB gene encoding glyoxylate/hydroxypyruvate reductase GhrB, giving the protein MKPSIVLYKSIPTDLRERLEQHFTVHAFNGLNPENRDELRQALQQAEGIIGSGGKIDEAFLQQAPKLRAASTISVGYDNFDVDALNAHHVLLMHTPTVLTETVADTIMSLVLATARRVVEVAERVKAGEWQGSIGADWFGVDVHHKTIGILGMGRIGLALAQRAHFGFGMPVLYNARRTHEEAEQRFNARRCDLDTLLAESDFICITLPLTDETFHMISRDQLAKMKKSGILINAGRGPVVDEVALVEALQNGTIHAAGLDVFEQEPLPVSSPLLTLPNVVALPHIGSATHETRYGMAACAVDNLIAALTGKVTENCVNPQLLKK